The candidate division WOR-3 bacterium genome has a window encoding:
- a CDS encoding RNA polymerase sigma factor, translating to MKRLISKRYEMNQILIQKFKDEKAKLFSYIKSMVDDSDEAQDILQDVFLCALLNFDTIKSIETLTSWLFAVARNKALDYFRRKKNTVADLELEDLIDDRSQDIDSEVKIEVFTDRVSTILSSMPENLRSVFLYHEIEGMTFKEISNLTGIPINTLLTRKREALKYIQKKIKIYKEDLCS from the coding sequence ATGAAACGTCTTATAAGCAAAAGGTATGAAATGAACCAGATTTTAATACAAAAATTCAAGGACGAGAAAGCAAAGCTTTTTTCCTACATAAAATCGATGGTTGACGATTCCGACGAAGCCCAAGATATACTGCAGGACGTTTTTTTATGCGCTCTTCTCAATTTTGACACAATAAAATCCATTGAAACTTTGACTTCTTGGCTATTTGCTGTGGCTCGAAACAAAGCCCTGGATTATTTCAGAAGAAAAAAAAACACAGTCGCCGATCTCGAACTTGAGGACTTGATCGATGACAGGAGCCAGGACATCGACAGCGAGGTCAAAATTGAAGTTTTCACCGACAGAGTTTCAACCATTTTGTCGTCTATGCCTGAAAACCTTAGAAGCGTATTTTTGTATCACGAAATCGAGGGCATGACATTTAAGGAAATTTCAAATTTAACAGGGATCCCAATCAACACTTTACTGACGAGAAAAAGAGAGGCTTTAAAATACATTCAGAAAAAAATAAAAATATACAAGGAGGATTTATGTTCTTGA